A window from Urocitellus parryii isolate mUroPar1 chromosome 1, mUroPar1.hap1, whole genome shotgun sequence encodes these proteins:
- the Yipf5 gene encoding protein YIPF5, with amino-acid sequence MSGFENLNTEFYQTSYSIDDQSQPSYDYGGSGGPYSKQYAGYDYAQQGRFVPADMMQPQQPYTGQIFQPTQAYTPATPQPFYGNNFEDEPPLLEELGINFDHIWQKTLTVLHPLKVADGSIMNETDLAGPMVFCLAFGATLLLAGKIQFGYVYGISAIGCLGMFCLLNLMSMTGVSFGCVASVLGYCLLPMILLSSFAVIFSLQGMVGIILTAGIIGWCSFSASKIFISALAMEGQQLLVAYPCALLYGVFALISVF; translated from the exons ATGTCAGGCTTTGAGAACTTAAACACGGAATTCTACCAGACAAGTTACAGCATCGATGACCAATCTCAGCCGTCCTATGATTATGGAGGAAGTGGAGGACCCTATAGCAA ACAGTATGCTGGCTATGACTATGCGCAGCAAGGCCGATTTGTCCCTGCAGACATGATGCAGCCACAACAGCCATACACTGGTCAGATTTTCCAGCCAACTCAGGCATATACTCCAGCTACACCTCAGCCATTCTACGGAAACAACTTTGAGGATGAACCACCTTTATTAGAAG aATTAGGTATCAATTTTGACCACATCTGGCAAAAAACACTAACAGTGCTACATCCATTAAAAGTAGCAGATGGCAGCATTATGAATGAAACTGATTTGGCAGGACCAATGGTTTTTTGCCTTGCCTTTGGAGCCACGTTGTTACTg GCTGGCAAAATCCAGTTTGGCTACGTATATGGGATCAGTGCAATTGGATGTCTAGGGATGTTTTGTTTATTGAACTTAATGAGTATGACAGGTGTTTCATTTGGTTGTGTGGCAAGTGTCCTGGGATATTGTCTTCTTCCCATGATCCTACTTTCTAGCTTTGCAGTGATATTTTCTTTACA AGGAATGGTAGGAATCATTCTCACTGCTGGGATTATTGGATGGTGTAGTTTTTCCGCTtccaagatttttatttctgcattagCTATGGAAGGACAGCAACTTTTAGTAGCATATCCATGTGCTTTATTATATGGAGTCTTTGCCCTAATTTCCGTCTTTTGA